From the genome of Fusarium keratoplasticum isolate Fu6.1 chromosome 11, whole genome shotgun sequence, one region includes:
- a CDS encoding Zn(2)-C6 fungal-type domain-containing protein, producing MTDLPLRPSRSPPEGNKPKLSRTSTQKVRTGCITCKKRHIKCDEKKPSCGNCLKNRRRCEGYIEQQSKTKSPPGVIQFRLDSKQATRASPSLSQIRISQDPLDVRDAKSVLYFHEFINLVQGPWFSTGSNGDLWTATLPQLAHSNSTIRHAAIAIGALSKWLTCSNHDTLRDASVPVQPVTEGDTHYFRAVSHYCHSLKLQSQQQSMQDAVFLSVLFLCFETLRGHSKAALDHVNHGLAVLLALLTDRDSTRHINSLAPNPKPLIATVGDIFTQLVTQARFVLRGSLGTSPPLPHFTKGLRDKKHTFESFMTLISQLPRGPATKGNIPTLFNSLDEFELYLIIARRIRPEVGIISIDIVQKSGILHSSDPFIITAFWRALTSDPRIQKVCDELSAEMRALDAAYLPLFNQIIMSNQDSPTYLRAIHLRLQFLDIYTFENPTHYHDLNILKTQTPLFREYLSLANIALRIARQNLKNPAQRLSLQCGLSWHLLLVVFFCRDPLLRDEAIWMLKSYPGQDGLWNAQSMYVLALRTRELERTNSVEGTPTEQWERLWRREYLFEEGGERVVFCFLDKNEATGEWEVVEEVAEVRGDLDNVPWKRRPLTSSGRLLISDIIVL from the exons ATGACTGATCTACCCCTTCGCCCTTCAAG ATCACCACCAGAGGGCAACAAGCCAAAGCTCTCTCGCACAAGCACGCAAAAGGTGCGGACTGGCTGCATCACGTGCAAGAAGCGACATATCAAATgtgacgagaagaagcccagcTGTGGCAACTGTCTCAAGAACAGGCGCCGCTGCGAGGGTTACATTGAGCAGCAATCCAAGACAAAGAGTCCTCCCGGCGTCATTCAGTTTCGTCTCGATTCAAAACAGGCTACACGTGCCTCTCCTTCGCTAAGCCAGATCCGCATCAGTCAGGACCCCCTAGATGTGCGGGACGCAAAGAGTGTCTTGTACTTTCACGAGTTTATCAACTTGGTCCAGGGACCTTGGTTCTCAACTGGTTCCAATGGGGACCTGTGGACTGCGACGTTGCCTCAGTTGGCTCATAGCAACAGCACTATTCGTCATGCCGCGATAGCCATCGGTGCCCTGAGTAAGTGGCTCACTTGCTCCAACCATGACACACTCCGGGACGCATCAGTACCGGTTCAGCCTGTCACTGAAGGCGATACGCATTACTTCCGAGCCGTGTCTCACTACTGCCATTCTCTCAAACTTCAGAGTCAGCAACAGTCGATGCAAGATGCAGTCTTTCTATCAGTCTTATTTCTATGCTTCGAGACACTACGAGGCCACAGCAAGGCAGCGTTGGATCATGTCAACCACGGTTTGGCTGTCTTGCTTGCCCTGTTGACAGACCGAGATTCAACTCGCCATATAAATTCCCTGGCTCCCAACCCCAAGCCCCTCATAGCAACAGTTGGGGACATCTTTACTCAGCTGGTAACCCAGGCCCGTTTCGTTCTTCGAGGAAGCCTCGGCACCAGCCCGCCGTTACCGCACTTTACCAAGGGACTCCGAGATAAAAAGCACACGTTTGAGTCCTTCATGACTCTCATAAGCCAGCTGCCCCGTGGACCGGCAACCAAGGGGAACATTCCCACTCTATTCAATAGCCTGGACGAATTCGAGCTGTACTTGATCATCGCTCGACGGATAAGGCCTGAAGTGGGCATCATATCCATTGATATTGTGCAGAAGTCGGGGATTCTTCATTCAAGTGACccattcatcatcaccgccttTTGGCGCGCTCTCACAAGCGATCCCCGAATCCAGAAGGTCTGCGATGAGTTATCCGCCGAGATGCGGGCCTTGGATGCCGCCTACTTGCCTCTATTCAACCAAATCATCATGTCCAATCAAGACTCTCCGACTTATCTGAGAGCCATTCATCTACGTCTACAGTTCCTCGATATCTACACATTTGAAAATCCAACACACTACCACGACCTCAACATATTAAAAACTCAGACCCCATTATTCCGAGAGTATCTTTCCCTGGCAAACATAGCTCTACGCATTGCGAGACAGAACTTGAAGAACCCAGCACAGCGGCTCTCGCTACAGTGCGGCCTGTCATGGCACCTACTCCTCGTGGTCTTCTTCTGTCGTGACCCTCTGCTGCGTGACGAGGCCATCTGGATGCTTAAGAGTTACCCAGGTCAGGACGGGCTTTGGAACGCGCAGTCCATGTATGTGTTGGCCCTGAGGACCAGGGAGTTGGAGCGAACCAATTCCGTCGAGGGAACACCTACAGAACAATGGGAACGCCTTTGGAGACGAGAATACCTCTTTGAAGAGGGTGGAGAGCGTGTTGTATTCTGTTTCCTCGACAAGAACGAGGCAACTGGCGAGTGggaggttgttgaagaggtggCAGAGGTTCGCGGAGACCTTGATAATGTGCCCTGGAAGAGGCGGCCCCTTACATCGTCTGGGAGGCTGCTTATATCAGATATCATTGTTCTTTGA
- a CDS encoding MFS domain-containing protein, with the protein MSKPAAPDAGQPEVNAAGSSQIDANAAGKDGGPVGTVLSREDSKPNPASDSEGHIEVGVSKVEAFNKVLYQSGKSGKILLWLLGVSIGLTMFAYALDQGITTSVFNVLASSTFGTHSSLAAVSTASQIIRAISKPFIGKLADITSRPTTYVVILVFYVVGFVVAASANTFAAYTIGVSFTSVGKSGLDLLSDIIVGDLTPLEWRGFFGAALALPFVVTVPVNGFIADGFYDNWRWGLGMFAIIVPVLLMPAIFTLYSMQRRGEKLGMVTMADSARVRTGVDETSSRGFGYWAKLLYQGLIDIDIIGLIILGFAFSLILLPFTLAKTAKGGWGNASIIAMLVVGFVLLIVFVLFEMYVAKKPLMTKRIIQNRTFLAAVTIYTFNQMASSVRNTYFSSYILIIKNWTNYQWIIFLGITTMGLSLIGPIVGLIQRKTHRYKSLMVFGAAARLLAYGLLVKPNGSMVQDTARLVLAQLIFCLGSFNVVGVRVGSQASVPHEDMASMISLLTLWSTLGSSIGSAVSSAIWTNEMLDRMYKELPGVSQEKVLELYNDIKALRSDYAFNDPVRQGAIRAYSAINGHIATCALVLAAVPLIATFFMPDFYLGKQQNAVTSTGLDGERVDVPRRDENTDQPKTFWGKVVAFYRKDS; encoded by the coding sequence ATGTCGAAGCCAGCTGCTCCAGACGCTGGTCAGCCTGAGGTCAACGCCGCGGGCTCCTCACAGATAGACGCCAATGCGGCCGGAAAAGATGGCGGGCCCGTCGGCACCGTCCTCTCCCGGGAAGATTCGAAGCCCAACCCAGCCTCAGACTCTGAAGGCCACATTGAAGTTGGTGTGAGCAAGGTCGAGGCCTTCAACAAGGTCCTCTACCAGTCTGGCAAGTCTGGCAAGATCCTGCTCTGGCTTCTGGGCGTCTCAATTGGTCTTACCATGTTCGCCTATGCGCTCGATCAGggcatcaccacctccgTCTTCAACGTCCTCGCCTCGTCGACCTTTGGAACGCACAGCTCGCTCGCCGCCGTCAGCACCGCCAGTCAGATCATTCGAGCTATCAGCAAGCCCTTTATCGGCAAGTTGGCCGACATTACCTCGCGACCGACCACCTACGTCGTCATTCTCGTCTTTTACGTTGTCGGCTTTGTCGTCGCTGCCAGTGCAAACACCTTTGCCGCGTACACGATCGGTGTCTCCTTCACGTCGGTCGGAAAGTCCGGTCTCGACCTTCTAAGCGATATCATTGTTGGAGACTTGACTCCTCTCGAGTGGCGAGGCTTCTTCGGCGCTGCCCTGGCTCTACCCTTTGTCGTCACTGTCCCCgtcaatggcttcatcgcCGACGGCTTCTATGATAACTGGAGATGGGGTCTAGGTATGTTTGCCATCATCGTTCCCGTGCTGCTCATGCCCGCCATCTTCACCCTGTACTCCATGCAGCGACGTGgagagaagctgggcatGGTCACCATGGCCGACTCGGCGCGCGTTCGAACTGGCGTGGACGAGACTTCCTCTAGGGGTTTCGGCTACTGGGCCAAGCTCCTCTACCAGGGCCTCATCGATATTGACATCATTggcctcatcatcctcggaTTTGCCTTTTCGCTCATCCTTCTACCCTTTACTCTcgccaagacggccaagggTGGCTGGGGTAACGCGAGCATCATTGCCATGCTCGTCGTCGGCTTCGTCCTGCTCATTGTTTTTGTCCTCTTTGAGATGTACgtcgccaagaagcctcTCATGACGAAGCGAATTATCCAGAACCGCACGTTCCTCGCTGCCGTCACCATCTACACCTTCAACCAGATGGCGTCGTCTGTCCGCAACACTTACTTCTCGTCATacattctcatcatcaagaactgGACCAACTACCAGTGGATCATCTTCCTGGGTATCACCACCATGGGACTGAGTCTTATTGGCCCCATCGTCGGTCTCATCCAGCGAAAGACTCACCGATACAAGAGTCTGATGGTCTTTGGTGCTGCGGCGAGACTGCTTGCCTACGGGTTGTTGGTCAAGCCCAACGGCAGCATGGTCCAGGACACGGCCCGCCTCGTGCTCGCTCAGCTCATCTTCTGTCTGGGCTCATTCAACGTTGTAGGTGTCCGTGTCGGTAGTCAGGCCTCGGTGCCCCATGAGGACATGGCCTCCATGATCTCTCTGCTCACTCTGTGGTCTACTCTTGGATCGTCCATTGGAAGTGCCGTGTCGTCCGCTATCTGGACCAACGAGATGCTTGACCGCATGTACAAGGAGCTGCCCGGCGTTAGCCAAGAGAAGGTTCTGGAGCTCTACAACGATATCAAGGCCCTTCGCAGCGACTACGCCTTCAACGACCCCGTCCGCCAGGGTGCCATCCGTGCCTATTCCGCTATCAATGGTCACATCGCTACCTGTGCGCTTGTCCTCGCTGCCGTGCCTCTGATCGCCACATTTTTCATGCCCGACTTCTACCTCGGCAAGCAGCAGAACGCTGTCACCAGCACTGGTCTCGACGGTGAGCGGGTTGATGTACCccgacgagacgagaatACCGACCAGCCCAAGACATTCTGGGGCAAGGTGGTCGCTTTTTACCGCAAGGACTCTTAA
- a CDS encoding MFS domain-containing protein encodes MATDTTHELSQVVSQGRTSLTQPGVPTEQFEIQEEENVQTETIYPKGWKLWSTMASLCIACFLSGLDLTIVAVTVPSLTDQFQTISDIGWYSAAYGMTMSAFVFFIGQIYTLFSVKPIFLIGLVVFEIGSLICTLAPSSAVFIFGRAISGLGRGAINGGIFKLLRHCFPLSQQALMHSFVGAFQSAGLVCAPTIGGALIDAFSWRACFGINVPLGVACIVLTAVGIHDPAGNQNEGLALKQKLKKINLMGTILIVPAITCLLMALQWGGSKYGWGNWRIILLLVLCAVLFAGFGYLQHAQKEDGILPPRIWKQRSILAGTWYSACAEGVLAVTEYYMSIYFQGVRGYSPTQSGLFALPMIGGLAVAMVMSGVGATVFGYYYPFMLASSVLAPIASGLLTTLNMEEHVAKGVALLGFLGAAVGLGLQGPQVALQAVLPIDDVSLGGAFINFGSGMGSALWICASATMFQSRLVDEIHSSSPGTNATEVQDAGLTGLRERIGPERLGSVLAGYENAVVQTLYIPLALAILTIAGSLAMERKSLKKKQS; translated from the exons ATGGCGACTGACACCACTCACGAGCTTTCCCAAGTGGTATCTCAAGGGCGTACAAGCCTGACACAACCAGGGGTACCTACTGAGCAATTCGAAAttcaagaggaggaaaatgTGCAGACCGAAACTATTTACCCGAAAGGATGGAAGCTGTGGTCGACAATGGCCTCACTCTGCATTGCCTGCTTCCTCAGCGGTCTG GACCTTACAATTGTCGCAGTTACCGTTCCAAGTCTCACCGACCAGTTCCAGACGATATCAGATATCGGATGGTACTCGGCTGCATA TGGCATGACCATGAGCGCTTTCGTCTTCTT TATTGGACAAATTTATACCCTCTTCTCAGTAAAGCCCATATTTCTCATCGGCCTCGTGGTCTTTGAGATCGGCTCACTCATCTGCACTCTCGCCCCGAGCTCTGCCGTCTTCATTTTTGGCCGCGCCATTAGCGGACTTGGTCGCGGCGCCATCAATGGCGGCATCTTCAAACTTTTGCGTCACTGCTTCCCTCTTTCGCAACAGGCTCTCATGCACAGCTTTGTTGGTGCATTTCAGAGCGCGGGCCTGGTTTGTGCTCCTACGATTGGCGGCGCCTTGATTGATGCTTTTTCCTGGAGAGCCTGCTTTGGCATCAACGTCCCGCTTGGAGTCGCTTGTATCGTTTTGACAGCCGTCGGAATTCATGATCCTGCCGGCAACCAGAACGAGGGACTGGCGCTTAAGCAAAAGCTAAAGAAGATCAATCTCATGGGAACTATCCTCATTGTACCCGCCATCACATGTCTTCTCATGGCCCTGCAATGGGGAGGATCGAAGTACGGCTGGGGCAACTGGCGAATCATCTTGCTGCTCGTCCTTTGCGCAGTCCTTTTTGCAGGGTTCGGATACCTGCAACATGCGCAGAAAGAAGATGGCATCCTACCTCCTAGAATCTGGAAGCAGAGAAGTATTTTGGCAGGAACTTGGTACTCGGCATGTGCTGAAGGTGTCCTCGCCGTGACCGAGTACTACATGTCTATATACTTCCAGGGTGTGCGAGGCTACTCGCCGACGCAGTCGGGTCTTTTCGCTCTTCCTATGATCGGTGGTCTAGCGGTGGCTATGGTTATGTCCGGTGTTGGCGCAACCGTATTTGGATATTATTACC CTTTCATGTTGGCGTCGAGCGTTCTAGCACCTATCGCTTCGGGGCTACTTACCACTCTCAACATGGAGGAGCACGTTGCTAAAGGCGTTGCTCTTCTAGGTTTCCTTGGTGCAGCAGTCGGCCTAGGTCTCCAGGGTCCGCAAGTTGCACTTCAAGCCGTGCTACCTATCGATGACGTCTCCCTCGGCGGAGCATTTATCAACTTTGGATCAGGCATGGGCTCAGCTTTGTGGATCTGTGCCTCGGCAACAATGTTCCAGAGTCGCCTGGTTGATGAAATCCATTCTTCTTCGCCTGGCACCAACGCTACGGAGGTCCAGGATGCCGGGCTCACAGGACTACGAGAACGCATCGGTCCTGAGAGATTGGGGAGTGTTCTTGCTGGATATGAGAATGCTGTTGTGCAGACACTGTATATCCCGTTGGCACTTGCGATACTCACCATCGCTGGCTCGCTTGCCATGGAGCGAAAGTCTCTTAAGAAGAAGCAATCTTGA
- a CDS encoding AlcB domain-containing protein — protein MGMYIDDAKSHVETLLGKPNKISFKLPDGKTEIWIETTKNNTGTDHVVGSGDRALARWATDGTQTRISPAMVNDDRAEFDQVFALELLSFDESFSRSPFASEGQQQDLALAWASVYALWLHPDHREDDLIAVSVDSERVGEYLRCTGLGVLSPFSPSTTPKDTIYWISRDVFWQGAGAPDSQHWLRSRPEVTSFPGFNGTMGVFANQMGFTRKGNVCTVHPVRPAKPKPGTVIYSRYIVELGQVLQIRHIDAENPVHFETYKRWQNSDRVNASWKERGPDEHHRKYLAEQLADPHTMSCVFEWDGELAGYTELGWAKEDNAACFFNSNCNITVGDHDQNSHIIVGEERFRGGKRYQAVATSIKHCCFLRDPRTKQVIAEPRFDLSHVHIQNKYLPQEKKKRFHLPHKTAILFALQRERFFQEGHFV, from the coding sequence ATGGGCATGTACATCGACGACGCAAAGTCTCACGTCGAGACGCTTCTGGGCAAGCCCAACAAGATATCTTTCAAACTACCCGACGGCAAGACTGAAATATGGATCGAGACCACCAAGAATAACACTGGCACCGACCATGTTGTCGGATCCGGAGACCGAGCCTTGGCTCGTTGGGCAACAGATGGCACACAGACCAGAATCTCGCCGGCCATGGTCAATGATGACAGGGCCGAGTTTGATCAAGTCTTTGCGCTCGAGCTGCTGAGCTTTGATGAAAGCTTTTCTCGCTCGCCGTTTGCTTCCGAGGGCCAGCAACAGGACCTCGCGTTGGCATGGGCATCGGTGTATGCCTTGTGGCTGCATCCTGATCACAGAGAAGACGACCTTATTGCTGTCTCGGTCGACAGCGAACGAGTGGGTGAATACCTGCGATGCACCGGCTTGGGAGTGCTATCACCATTTTCACCAAGCACAACACCAAAGGATACCATCTACTGGATCTCTCGAGACGTCTTCTGGCAGGGCGCAGGTGCACCAGACTCGCAGCACTGGCTCCGTTCCCGGCCTGAAGTGACGAGCTTCCCTGGCTTCAACGGCACCATGGGCGTCTTCGCCAACCAGATGGGCTTCACGCGCAAAGGCAACGTCTGCACAGTCCATCCAGTGCGAccagccaagcccaagcccggCACCGTCATCTACTCGCGCTACATCGTTGAGCTCGGACAGGTGCTGCAGATCCGGCATATCGATGCCGAGAACCCTGTTCACTTTGAAACGTACAAGCGGTGGCAGAACTCGGACCGCGTTAACGCGTCATGGAAGGAGCGCGGACCGGACGAGCATCATCGAAAGTATCTGGCCGAGCAGCTTGCCGATCCGCATACCATGTCATGCGTATTCGAGTGGGACGGCGAACTGGCTGGGTACACGGAGCTGGGGTGGGCCAAGGAAGACAACGcagcctgcttcttcaactccaactGCAACATCACCGTCGGAGACCATGATCAAAACTCGCACATCATTGTTGGCGAAGAGAGATTCCGTGGGGGTAAGCGGTACCAGGCTGTGGCGACGTCGATCAAGCACTGCTGCTTCCTTCGGGACCCGCGGACGAAGCAGGTCATTGCCGAGCCTCGCTTCGACTTGAGCCATGTTCATATCCAGAACAAGTATTTGCcgcaggagaagaagaagcggttCCATCTGCCGCACAAGACGGCGATTCTATTCGCTCTGCAGCGGGAGAGATTCTTTCAAGAGGGGCATTTTGTCTAG
- a CDS encoding HET domain-containing protein — protein sequence MLPKLPSKARPRWDHLGFREQGTDVADERIKALEAEIRAWDEKEKKLKSEQDEISNAAGKERDDAISKNRAIRQQLKKANDPDIDSLQRNLADRFKETESALKLTLDRLEVGEIHQTMKKIWQEPGKQSPLVIQKKLSQRRRNKEELTQKKAILTQSVKELEAELKALNAPNEPEEDSSDSESWASSRSRPMSPDRDLEIGDEKRPKKVEEGHKKGSQTSEKAETGDAAHDAEERMADDEVLVEHEESEKGDTKVDARDERSQGIRHEQEQQKEAEKLEQVKKDSRKQRQRLEKKEAELHRVERLKKASEVSTKLETERLKEERCQHEISTEYREIKRLERELKDLKKKQEEKKDDKDEESQVENDGEILKRKDTQEFEEMVEQDVREKELREVRDLVLSKRAPHPAFRREEREHRRGGPRWARERRPVSLLGRPERLQGFDALPRGMREFLDPDDSDSTNDEAEDPSRQRFLELLELMIKETEDLEAHIRVILEQREKMSRVADMKQILQSEMRLERRWLEHVKAHSTLETGDGCSGSLKHNHLSGERVTDKITYKDLEGDSFRVLILMPAPEPHYPLICKLDTWPLNGRGETRQYAALSYFWGSEGHNGRIYFLGDNDDEPSVTNPERWGSAARRATSVRIRNNLFRALLRLRSHGKGAQKVALWVDFLCINQANSAEKTQQLSRMVNIYSSASNVCIWLGESDRDRRSDEAMEFIPTLMDFAVFDRHANDRKQARKWYALGELMRDRWFSRRWIVQEIALAKDATVHCGGAIVRWSDFADAASLLVSNQDTIKSLFDFSDWREGPNTLGDIEAFGASILLEATNNLFLRKHNGEIKRPLKSIESLVTSLKTFDTSDQRDIIYSLKCIASDTSRHLWQYGKGGHDDLPADYSKSEIEVYKDFTEFCVRSSNSLDIICRPWAMPVKGEKALPSWIPLLSSSEFGLPDEIYSGRKNGEVLVGHAGQPNYAASSQEPCRVRFDREPLDKNSSANGDSARREVLFARGFRLAKIEDVSARNTGGVITKESLDMGKWPGFGKDTDSVPDPIWRTLVADRNHNGQVPPSWYQRACLRCLEIADVFNNGDLNIGEILQGHSEMLRKYLTRVRNVTWNRRFFTATLQDPEWPLFGLCPPKSREGDFVCILYGCSVPVVMRESGSGRHMTLIGEAYVHGKMDGEALEDFEEGKTWGQNGEVKDEEFAII from the coding sequence ATGCTACCCAAGTTGCCGTCGAAGGCCAGGCCCCGATGGGACCATTTAGGATTTCGAGAGCAAGGTACCGATGTCGCTGATGAGAGGATCAaagccctcgaggccgaaaTCAGAGCCTGGGACGAAAAGGAGAAAAAGTTGAAGAGCGAGCAAGATGAAATATCGAACGCTGCCGGCAAAGAACGAGATGACGCCATTTCGAAGAATAGGGCTATACGACAGCAGCTTAAGAAGGCCAATGACCCAGACATTGACAGTCTTCAACGGAATCTCGCGGACAGATTCAAAGAAACAGAGTCAGCATTAAAGCTCACTCTCGATAGACTTGAAGTCGGCGAGATTCATCAaacgatgaagaagataTGGCAAGAGCCAGGGAAACAGAGCCCTCTGGTGATCCAGAAGAAACTATCTCAAAGGAGAAGGAACAAGGAGGAATTGACGCAGAAGAAAGCGATTCTTACACAAAGCGTGAAGGAACTAGAGGCTGAGTTGAAGGCCCTCAACGCCCCTAACGAGCCCGAGGAAGACTCGAGTGACTCAGAGTCATGggccagcagccgcagccgaCCCATGAGCCCAGATAGAGATTTGGAGATTGGCGACGAGAAAAGGCCAAAGAAGGTGGAGGAAGGGCACAAAAAGGGTTCGCAAACCAGCGAGAAGGCTGAAACGGGAGACGCAGCTCATGACGCGGAGGAAAGGATGGCGGACGATGAAGTGCTAGTTGAGCACGAAGAGAGTGAAAAAGGTGACACGAAGGTGGATGCTAGAGATGAAAGGAGCCAAGGGATAAGGCATGAACAAGAGCAACAAAAAGAGGCGGAAAAACTGGAACAGGTCAAAAAGGACAGCCGCAAGCAACGACAAAGACTCGAGAAGAAAGAAGCCGAACTACACAGAGTCGAGAGACTTAAGAAGGCGAGCGAAGTCTCAACAAAGCTAGAGACTGAAAGGTTGAAGGAGGAAAGGTGCCAGCACGAAATTTCGACAGAGTATCGTGAGATCAAACGTTTGGAGAGGGAGTTGAAGGACTTgaaaaagaagcaagaggagaaaaaagacgacaaggatgaggaaaGCCAAGTCGAGAACGATGGTGAGATACTGAAGCGGAAGGATACGCAAGAGTTTGAGGAGATGGTTGAGCAGGATGTGAGAGAGAAGGAACTCCGAGAGGTGAGGGACTTGGTTCTCTCCAAGCGAGCTCCCCATCCTGCATTTCGTCGAGAGGAACGGGAACATCGGCGAGGTGGACCACGCTGGGCACGTGAAAGAAGACCCGTTTCGCTCCTTGGTCGTCCAGAGCGATTGCAAGGTTTTGATGCCCTGCCAAGAGGCATGCGCGAGTTTCTTGATCCCGACGACTCTGACTCTACAAacgatgaggccgaggatcCTTCTCGCCAGAGATTCTTGGAGTTGTTGGAACTGATGATCAAAGAAACTGAAGATCTCGAGGCACACATCCGCGTGATCCTGGAGCAACGGGAAAAGATGAGCCGAGTGGCAGACATGAAGCAGATACTTCAGTCAGagatgaggctggagagGAGGTGGCTTGAGCATGTCAAGGCCCACAGCACGTTGGAAACTGGTGACGGCTGCTCTGGCTCACTGAAGCACAACCACTTGTCAGGCGAACGTGTCACGGACAAGATAACCTACAAGGATCTCGAGGGCGACAGCTTCCGAGTGTTGATCTTAATGCCAGCGCCCGAGCCTCATTACCCCCTGATCTGCAAACTGGACACCTGGCCGTTGAACGGCCGCGGAGAGACGCGTCAATATGCAGCTCTTTCATACTTTTGGGGATCGGAAGGTCACAATGGACGCATCTATTTCCTCGGAGACAACGACGATGAACCGAGTGTGACCAACCCTGAACGATGGGGCTCagcggcgaggagagcgacCTCGGTGCGCATTCGAAACAATCTCTTCCGAGctcttctccgtctccgaAGTCATGGGAAGGGTGCTCAAAAGGTGGCTCTTTGGGTTGATTTCCTAtgcatcaaccaagccaactcggccgagaagacACAGCAACTATCTCGGATGGTCAACATCTACAGCAGTGCGAGCAATGTCTGTATCTGGCTGGGCGAGAGTGACCGCGACAGGAGAAGcgatgaggccatggagTTTATCCCTACTTTGATGGACTTTGCAGTGTTTGACAGGCACGCAAATGATCGGAAGCAGGCGAGAAAGTGGTATGCCTTGGGAGAACTCATGCGAGATCGCTGGTTCTCGAGGCGCTGGATCGTCCAGGAGATTGCCCTGGCCAAGGACGCAACAGTACACTGTGGGGGAGCTATAGTGCGCTGGTCTGACTTTGCTGATGCCGCCTCCCTCTTGGTCTCGAACCAGGACACCATCAAGTCTCTGTTTGACTTCTCTGACTGGAGAGAGGGCCCAAACACTCTGGGAGACATTGAAGCTTTCGGTGCATCGATTCTTCTCGAAGCAACAAACAATCTCTTTCTGAGGAAGCACAACGGAGAGATCAAGAGACCTCTCAAGTCCATCGAGTCACTTGTGACCTCTCTCAAGACTTTCGACACGAGCGATCAAAGAGACATTATCTACAGCCTCAAATGCATTGCCAGCGACACATCCAGACACTTGTGGCAATACGGCAAAGGCGGTCACGACGACCTTCCTGCCGACTACTCCAAGAGCGAGATCGAAGTCTACAAGGACTTTACCGAGTTTTGTGTCAGATCTTCCAACTCGTTGGATATTATCTGCCGTCCTTGGGCAATGCCGGTGAAAGGGGAAAAGGCGCTACCCTCTTGGATCCCTCTCCTATCGAGCTCTGAGTTTGGTCTTCCTGATGAGATTTACAGTGGACGCAAGAACGGAGAGGTATTGGTCGGTCACGCTGGCCAGCCGAACTACGCGGCCTCCTCTCAAGAGCCATGCAGGGTCCGATTTGACCGTGAGCCCCTGGATAAGAATTCCAGCGCCAATGGTGACTCTGCACGGAGAGAGGTACTCTTCGCGCGAGGATTTAGActggccaagattgaggaTGTCTCGGCACGAAACACGGGAGGCGTCATTACCAAAGAGTCTTTGGATATGGGCAAGTGGCCTGGGTTTGGAAAAGATACGGACAGTGTCCCAGACCCCATCTGGAGGACTCTGGTTGCTGACAGAAATCACAACGGACAAGTACCACCATCATGGTATCAGAGAGCCTGCCTGAGGTGTTTGGAGATTGCAGACGTCTTCAACAACGGGGACCTCAACATCGGAGAAATCCTGCAGGGACACTCCGAGATGCTCCGCAAGTATCTCACGCGCGTCCGCAACGTCACGTGGAACAGGCGATTCTTCACAGCAACGCTTCAGGACCCCGAGTGGCCTCTGTTTGGCCTTTGTCCACCGAAGTCCAGAGAGGGTGACTTTGTCTGCATCCTGTATGGCTGCTCTGTGCCTGTCGTGATGCGAGAGTCTGGATCCGGTCGCCATATGACATTGATTGGCGAGGCGTATGTGCATGGAAAAATGGACGGGGAGGCTTTGGAAGACTTTGAGGAGGGGAAAACATGGGGGCAAAATGGTGAAGTGAAGGACGAAGAGTTTGCGATAATTTGA